The proteins below come from a single Prolixibacter sp. NT017 genomic window:
- a CDS encoding Tex family protein — MDAKFNHIIAERLNINERQVRNTISLLEEGATVPFISRYRKEATGSLDEVAVGNIKEELEKLTELEKRKATILKTIEEQEQLTPELQKKIEDCLEPNELEDIYLPYKPKRRTRATIAREKGLEPLAKIVMKQFENDPEGRAGRFLSDEVPTVEDALAGARDILAEWVNENQAARNIVRNIFSRDGVIRSRLVKGKEEEGIKYRDYFEWEEPLKRCPSHRMLAMRRGEKEGFLKLSISPDEDRVLERLERLFVKGRNASADQVSLAVKDSYKRLLAPSIETEFFNSSKEGADTEAIGVFAENLRQLLLSSPLGQKRVLAVDPGYRTGCKVVCLDAQGNLLHNETIYPHPPQSEVKQSKKKLAALVSTYKIEAIAIGNGTASRETEHFVKNTHYDRDLQVFVVSEDGASIYSASKVAREEFPQYDVTVRGSVSIGRRLMDPLAELVKIEPKSIGVGQYQHDVDQKQLQKSLDTVVESCVNLVGVNVNTASKHLLTYVSGLGATLAQNIVDYRKENGPFASREALKTVPRMGPKAYEQSAGFLRIPDAANPLDNSAVHPERYSLVQKMAKDLGKQVTDLIASKELRKSLDLNRYVDDEVGLPTLTDIISELAKPGRDPRSGIKVFEFAEGIFSITDLQPGMVVPGIVTNITKFGCFVDVGVKQDGLVHISELADRFISDPNEVVKLHQHVTVKVLEVDIPRKRISLSLKQAER; from the coding sequence ATGGACGCAAAATTCAATCATATCATCGCCGAAAGGCTGAATATCAATGAACGTCAGGTTCGGAATACCATTTCTTTGCTGGAAGAAGGCGCTACGGTTCCGTTTATTTCCCGTTACCGGAAAGAAGCGACCGGTAGCCTGGATGAGGTAGCCGTTGGCAACATCAAAGAGGAGTTGGAGAAGCTGACGGAGTTGGAAAAGCGTAAAGCGACGATTCTGAAGACTATTGAAGAACAGGAACAATTGACTCCGGAGCTTCAAAAGAAAATAGAAGACTGTCTTGAGCCAAATGAGTTGGAGGACATTTACCTTCCGTACAAACCCAAACGCCGTACCCGAGCTACCATTGCACGGGAAAAAGGATTGGAACCGCTGGCGAAAATTGTGATGAAGCAGTTTGAGAACGATCCGGAAGGACGTGCCGGACGTTTCCTGTCGGATGAGGTGCCAACCGTTGAGGATGCCCTGGCCGGAGCCCGTGATATTCTTGCGGAATGGGTGAATGAGAATCAAGCGGCCCGGAACATCGTTCGGAATATTTTCTCCCGCGATGGAGTGATTCGTTCCCGTTTGGTGAAAGGGAAGGAGGAAGAGGGAATTAAATACCGCGATTATTTTGAGTGGGAAGAGCCGCTGAAACGTTGTCCGTCGCACCGGATGCTGGCGATGCGTCGCGGCGAGAAAGAGGGCTTCCTGAAACTGTCGATTTCTCCTGACGAAGATCGCGTACTGGAGCGCTTGGAGCGACTTTTTGTAAAAGGCCGCAATGCGAGTGCCGACCAAGTTTCCCTGGCGGTGAAGGATAGTTACAAACGTCTTTTGGCACCTTCTATTGAAACGGAATTCTTTAACTCCTCGAAAGAGGGAGCCGACACGGAAGCAATTGGTGTCTTTGCTGAAAACCTTCGCCAGTTACTGCTCTCGTCACCACTTGGACAAAAACGGGTTTTGGCAGTCGACCCGGGATACCGGACCGGTTGCAAGGTGGTTTGCCTCGATGCGCAAGGCAACCTGTTGCATAACGAAACCATTTATCCGCATCCGCCGCAATCGGAAGTGAAGCAATCGAAAAAGAAGCTGGCCGCATTGGTGAGCACTTATAAGATTGAAGCGATTGCCATCGGAAACGGAACAGCCAGCCGCGAGACGGAACATTTTGTGAAGAACACTCATTACGATCGCGATTTGCAGGTTTTTGTGGTGAGCGAAGACGGAGCTTCCATTTATTCCGCATCGAAAGTGGCCCGCGAGGAATTTCCACAGTACGATGTGACAGTTCGTGGTTCGGTATCCATTGGCCGCCGTCTGATGGACCCGCTGGCTGAATTGGTGAAGATTGAGCCGAAATCAATCGGAGTGGGGCAGTACCAGCACGATGTTGACCAAAAGCAATTGCAGAAAAGTCTGGACACAGTCGTCGAATCGTGTGTGAACCTGGTGGGGGTGAATGTGAATACGGCCAGCAAACATCTGCTAACGTACGTTTCCGGTTTGGGCGCTACGCTGGCTCAGAATATTGTTGACTATCGCAAAGAAAATGGCCCTTTTGCTTCGCGCGAAGCATTGAAGACGGTTCCCCGGATGGGGCCAAAAGCATATGAACAAAGCGCCGGCTTCCTTCGCATTCCCGATGCAGCCAATCCACTGGACAATTCGGCAGTGCATCCTGAGCGTTATTCGCTTGTGCAGAAAATGGCAAAAGACTTAGGCAAACAGGTGACCGATTTGATTGCCAGTAAGGAATTAAGGAAGTCGCTTGATTTGAACCGCTATGTGGATGACGAGGTTGGATTGCCGACATTGACCGATATTATTTCTGAATTAGCGAAGCCGGGTCGTGACCCGCGTTCCGGAATCAAGGTATTTGAATTTGCCGAGGGCATTTTCTCCATCACCGATTTACAGCCAGGAATGGTCGTGCCCGGAATTGTTACCAACATCACCAAATTTGGCTGCTTTGTCGATGTTGGCGTTAAACAGGATGGCTTGGTGCACATTAGTGAACTGGCCGACCGCTTTATTTCCGATCCGAATGAAGTGGTGAAATTGCACCAACACGTGACGGTAAAAGTATTGGAGGTCGATATTCCGCGAAAGCGAATTTCACTTTCGTTGAAACAGGCAGAAAGATAG
- a CDS encoding PspC domain-containing protein yields the protein MQTGAPKRLIRSRTDRMIAGVCGGLALYFDLDVSLIRILFVILTLFTAGFPGILVYIIMWIVVPEQ from the coding sequence ATGCAAACCGGAGCACCTAAACGACTGATACGCTCGAGAACCGATCGAATGATTGCCGGTGTTTGCGGAGGGTTGGCTCTGTATTTTGATTTAGATGTCAGCCTTATTCGGATTCTGTTCGTGATATTAACACTTTTCACCGCAGGATTTCCCGGTATTCTGGTTTACATTATCATGTGGATAGTCGTTCCCGAACAATAA
- a CDS encoding sodium:alanine symporter family protein yields MEKLNEILSLIDSYVGGSQWFVFLLLGTGLFFTIYLKFPQFRYLKHSLRIVRGKFDKEGDEGDTSHFQALTTALSGTVGTGNIAGVALAIHLGGPAALFWMLVTAMLGMTTKFVEVTLSHKYREKASDGSIAGGPMFYMKNRLNMRWLAVIFAIATILSSFGTGSLPQINSISNSLFATWGINKILSGAILAVLLGLVIIGGIKRIAKVTSKLVPAMALIYFIGAFAVILYNYENIIPSFISIFRDVFTGTAAAGGFLGAGFSFAFNRGVNRGLFSNEAGQGSAPIAHAAARAHEPVSEGLVALLEPFIDTIIICSLTGLVLLSSGVWNKKFENRFQAADLEILAHPVDQSNKAELKDLRKDLNGRENDSEFPRFSGDLTVKNGAIQNNLTIIHARSIADHVKVYTRDNELYTGKIEVEDGKVPELSDYYFRGRSLLHSAPLTTVAFTKSWFGRYGSYIVSIGLLLFAFSTAISWSYYGGRAMTYLFGVHTVIYYRIIYVIGFFLASFVDTTIVWTFSGITIAMMTIPNLIGILLLRKEMKSEVRNFWVEYADRFPGEKVPKG; encoded by the coding sequence ATGGAAAAACTGAACGAGATTCTTTCATTGATTGACAGTTATGTAGGCGGTTCGCAATGGTTTGTTTTTTTGCTTTTGGGAACCGGCTTGTTTTTTACCATTTACCTGAAATTTCCCCAATTCCGTTATTTGAAACACTCACTTCGCATCGTTCGTGGTAAGTTCGATAAGGAAGGCGATGAAGGAGACACGTCCCACTTTCAGGCGTTAACGACAGCACTTTCAGGAACCGTAGGAACAGGAAACATTGCCGGTGTAGCTTTGGCTATTCACCTGGGAGGACCAGCTGCCTTATTTTGGATGCTGGTAACAGCTATGCTGGGTATGACCACCAAGTTTGTGGAGGTGACCCTTTCGCATAAGTACCGCGAAAAGGCATCGGATGGCAGTATTGCCGGTGGACCGATGTTTTACATGAAAAACCGGCTAAATATGCGTTGGCTGGCGGTCATTTTTGCTATTGCCACCATTCTTTCTTCGTTTGGAACAGGAAGTTTGCCGCAGATCAACAGTATCTCCAATTCACTGTTTGCCACGTGGGGCATCAATAAGATATTATCAGGAGCCATCCTGGCTGTTTTACTTGGACTGGTTATTATTGGCGGAATTAAGCGTATTGCCAAGGTGACGTCCAAGCTGGTGCCGGCCATGGCACTCATCTATTTCATCGGAGCATTTGCCGTTATTCTGTATAACTATGAGAATATTATCCCTTCTTTTATCTCCATCTTCCGTGATGTATTCACCGGAACGGCCGCTGCCGGAGGATTCCTGGGAGCTGGTTTTTCATTTGCCTTTAACCGGGGTGTGAACCGGGGCTTGTTTTCGAACGAGGCGGGTCAGGGATCGGCGCCGATTGCCCACGCTGCTGCCCGTGCACATGAGCCGGTATCGGAGGGATTGGTAGCCTTGCTGGAACCATTCATCGATACCATCATTATTTGTTCGCTAACCGGACTGGTGCTTTTGTCATCGGGAGTTTGGAACAAAAAGTTTGAAAACCGTTTTCAGGCTGCCGATTTGGAAATTCTGGCCCATCCGGTAGATCAAAGTAATAAAGCCGAGCTGAAAGATTTGAGAAAAGACCTGAATGGACGGGAAAATGATTCCGAATTTCCTCGTTTCTCAGGTGATTTAACCGTGAAAAACGGCGCCATTCAGAATAACCTGACCATTATTCACGCCCGTTCCATTGCCGACCATGTAAAAGTATACACCCGGGATAATGAGCTCTATACGGGGAAAATTGAAGTAGAGGATGGGAAAGTCCCGGAATTGAGTGACTATTATTTCAGGGGAAGATCGTTGTTACATAGCGCACCGTTAACCACGGTGGCCTTCACCAAAAGCTGGTTTGGTCGTTACGGTAGTTATATCGTTTCGATAGGCTTGCTGTTGTTTGCGTTTTCTACAGCTATTTCCTGGTCGTATTACGGTGGTCGGGCCATGACCTATCTATTCGGTGTACATACCGTAATTTATTACCGTATCATTTACGTTATCGGATTCTTCCTGGCTTCGTTTGTCGATACGACGATCGTCTGGACATTCTCCGGCATCACCATTGCTATGATGACCATTCCCAACCTGATCGGTATTTTATTGCTCCGGAAAGAGATGAAATCGGAGGTCAGAAACTTCTGGGTGGAATATGCCGATCGTTTCCCAGGAGAGAAGGTCCCGAAAGGGTAA
- a CDS encoding S-adenosylmethionine:tRNA ribosyltransferase-isomerase: MFQSKNLQNISVQEFTYDLPDERIAKYPLEERDQSQLLIWNQGQISDDTFRNLSAHLPEKTLLVFNNTRVIRARLHFRKQTGARIEIFCLEPTTPADYALSFTQTEKCRWKCIVGNLKKWKGEILEQTLELNGETIKFRAERIGEAGNAQEIEFSWDNPAFTFSELLEATGNIPIPPYLHRESEESDLTRYQTVYSRIKGSVAAPTAGLHFTERVFDSLPEKGIERAELTLHVGAGTFQPVKSDTIGGHEMHTEHILVEKTFIEQLRDKLDSVVAVGTTSIRTLESLYWIGKKLIENPELSEKKLLVAQWEPYQEENHLPSPKEALTAVIDYLSRNNMDKLNTATQIIILPGYEFRIIRGMITNFHQPQSTLLLLISAFLGDDWKRVYQHAMENNYRFLSYGDSNLYIK; encoded by the coding sequence ATGTTTCAATCAAAAAATCTTCAAAATATTTCCGTACAGGAGTTCACCTACGATTTACCAGACGAACGCATTGCCAAATATCCGTTAGAAGAACGCGATCAATCGCAATTGCTCATCTGGAACCAGGGACAAATCTCCGATGACACATTCAGGAATCTTTCTGCCCATTTGCCGGAAAAGACTCTGCTGGTATTCAACAATACCCGGGTCATTCGGGCGCGGTTGCATTTCCGGAAACAGACCGGCGCCCGAATCGAGATATTTTGCTTAGAACCCACCACTCCAGCTGACTATGCTCTTTCCTTCACGCAAACGGAAAAATGCCGGTGGAAATGCATTGTGGGTAACCTGAAAAAGTGGAAAGGCGAAATCCTGGAACAAACGCTGGAGTTGAACGGCGAAACTATCAAATTCCGTGCAGAAAGAATCGGTGAAGCAGGCAATGCACAGGAAATTGAGTTTTCCTGGGATAACCCGGCTTTTACCTTCTCCGAACTGCTGGAAGCGACCGGAAACATTCCTATTCCTCCGTATCTACACCGCGAGTCGGAAGAAAGCGACCTGACGCGTTATCAGACGGTTTATTCCCGCATCAAAGGTTCGGTTGCTGCGCCAACAGCCGGTTTGCATTTCACCGAAAGGGTATTTGACTCTTTACCTGAAAAAGGTATTGAACGGGCAGAGCTTACCCTGCACGTAGGTGCCGGTACCTTTCAGCCGGTCAAATCAGACACTATCGGCGGCCACGAGATGCATACCGAGCACATTCTGGTAGAGAAAACCTTCATCGAGCAACTTCGTGATAAGCTGGATTCGGTGGTAGCCGTTGGAACGACTTCCATCCGCACACTGGAGAGTCTGTACTGGATTGGTAAGAAACTGATAGAAAATCCGGAGCTGAGTGAAAAGAAACTGCTGGTAGCCCAGTGGGAACCTTACCAGGAAGAAAATCATCTTCCTTCTCCAAAAGAAGCTTTGACAGCGGTGATTGATTACCTTTCCCGCAACAACATGGACAAACTGAACACAGCCACGCAGATTATTATCCTGCCGGGATATGAGTTTCGCATCATCAGGGGAATGATTACCAATTTCCACCAGCCGCAAAGTACCTTGTTGCTACTCATTTCAGCTTTTCTGGGCGATGACTGGAAGCGCGTCTACCAGCATGCCATGGAAAACAATTACCGGTTCCTCAGCTACGGCGATTCGAATTTGTATATCAAATAA
- a CDS encoding capsule assembly Wzi family protein: protein MKYFATIILLSFSSVLFAQKSGFAPVFNTSFSSYASSGDDLPFWMTANQNGMFTMHNSSYQLVQAGLNRSLERDSAKTWGYMYGANFVYGYAGASDFQVNQYWAGLRYKWLILRAGAKPEPIQYAGLSSTNGNMYWSNNSRPLPGVTLSTDGFIPFLFWKNWFSFKAEYQENFLRDDRYVMDSHLHHKNLYLRAELPKNWRITAGLEHWVFWGGTSSDPRYGKLPGMKDYLRYILGQAGSSTAPETDILNAEGNTLGMYKLEVKKGYSNFDLTFYYNHPFEDASGLEMANVRDGLWGLHYTNTNRKAFLTDAVVEYMNTRNQSGSFHDVLAPTPDNPTRRHGRGNDDYFNHGVYKSGYVYENRMMGTPFFIPNINSEGISTGFRSTRMWMQHFGLKGNLCSHLTWKTMLSWSRNFGRYNAPYPSPLNEFSFLAESRYHSSKLPFDVKFGVAGDYGDRFQKRIGAYAGIHYAF, encoded by the coding sequence ATGAAATACTTCGCCACCATCATCCTCCTGAGCTTCAGCTCGGTTTTATTTGCTCAGAAATCCGGATTTGCCCCGGTCTTTAATACGTCCTTCAGCAGTTATGCCTCTTCGGGTGACGACCTGCCCTTTTGGATGACTGCGAACCAGAATGGTATGTTCACCATGCACAACAGTAGCTACCAACTAGTGCAGGCCGGGCTGAACAGAAGTCTCGAACGTGACTCTGCCAAAACCTGGGGATACATGTACGGAGCCAATTTCGTGTATGGCTATGCCGGCGCTTCCGATTTTCAGGTCAATCAATACTGGGCCGGATTGAGATATAAATGGTTGATATTACGGGCAGGGGCCAAACCGGAACCGATTCAATATGCCGGGCTCTCGTCTACCAATGGCAACATGTACTGGTCCAATAATTCACGACCGCTTCCGGGAGTTACCCTTTCCACCGATGGCTTCATTCCATTCCTCTTTTGGAAAAACTGGTTCTCGTTTAAGGCCGAATACCAGGAGAATTTCCTTCGCGACGACCGCTATGTGATGGACAGCCATCTGCATCATAAAAATTTATATTTACGAGCGGAGTTACCAAAAAACTGGAGAATCACAGCCGGACTGGAACACTGGGTTTTTTGGGGTGGTACTTCATCCGATCCGAGATACGGAAAACTTCCCGGAATGAAAGATTATCTTCGATACATTCTCGGCCAAGCCGGAAGCAGCACTGCTCCGGAAACCGATATTCTAAATGCCGAAGGAAATACACTGGGAATGTACAAACTGGAGGTGAAAAAAGGATATAGTAACTTTGACCTAACCTTTTACTACAACCACCCATTCGAGGATGCGTCGGGCCTGGAAATGGCCAACGTGCGTGATGGTTTGTGGGGGCTGCACTATACCAACACCAACCGGAAAGCATTCCTCACCGATGCTGTGGTCGAATACATGAATACCCGCAACCAAAGTGGATCATTCCACGATGTTCTTGCCCCAACACCTGATAACCCTACTCGACGGCACGGACGCGGGAATGACGACTATTTCAATCACGGGGTTTACAAATCGGGATATGTGTACGAGAATCGCATGATGGGAACGCCGTTCTTCATTCCCAACATTAATAGCGAGGGAATCTCCACTGGCTTTCGCAGCACACGCATGTGGATGCAACATTTCGGCTTAAAAGGTAATCTGTGCAGTCACTTGACATGGAAAACCATGCTATCCTGGTCGCGAAACTTTGGTAGGTATAATGCGCCTTATCCTTCACCGTTGAATGAATTCTCATTTCTGGCGGAAAGCCGGTACCACAGCAGCAAATTACCATTCGATGTGAAGTTCGGTGTAGCCGGAGACTATGGAGACCGCTTTCAGAAACGTATCGGCGCTTATGCCGGGATTCACTATGCATTCTAA
- a CDS encoding four helix bundle protein: MSHAFEKLEVWKRSFDLTTKIYLEFEKYPLYALREQIFRSSLSIPSNIAEGAERSSDKDFIRFLHIAKGSAAELRTQLMLVEKLNNHSSKSVTDMIKELNEISSMLHGLIERLKQQL, encoded by the coding sequence ATGTCACATGCATTCGAGAAACTGGAAGTATGGAAACGAAGCTTCGATTTAACAACGAAGATTTATCTGGAATTTGAAAAATATCCGTTGTACGCACTGCGTGAACAAATTTTTCGCTCATCGCTTTCTATTCCCAGTAACATAGCTGAGGGGGCAGAACGTAGTTCCGATAAGGACTTCATCCGCTTTTTGCATATAGCAAAAGGCTCTGCTGCAGAATTGCGAACACAACTCATGCTGGTTGAAAAGTTGAACAATCATTCTTCTAAATCGGTCACTGATATGATTAAGGAGTTAAATGAAATTTCTTCCATGCTGCATGGCTTAATCGAAAGACTGAAACAACAACTGTAG
- a CDS encoding four helix bundle protein, producing MEERYSLTDQIRRSSRSVAANLAEAYRKRRYPKAFVSKLSDAEGEAAETQVWLQFARSFGYLSQDEEQHLSSLYDQIIGKIVTMINAPEKWSL from the coding sequence ATGGAAGAACGCTATTCGTTGACAGACCAGATCAGGAGAAGTTCAAGATCGGTTGCCGCAAATTTGGCCGAGGCTTACCGAAAAAGGCGTTATCCAAAGGCTTTTGTTTCAAAACTATCGGATGCAGAAGGAGAGGCTGCAGAAACGCAGGTCTGGCTTCAGTTTGCTCGTTCATTTGGCTATCTCTCACAAGATGAAGAACAGCACCTGAGTTCGTTATATGACCAAATCATTGGAAAAATTGTCACCATGATAAATGCTCCGGAGAAATGGTCGCTTTAA
- a CDS encoding DUF2027 domain-containing protein codes for MQIKIGDRVRFLNDVGGGKVTSIINPNMVNVETEDGFELPTLVTELVVVSGGDTYGMPDEASEKNTVADAPTTTKAASEDEEEEAEPEFYGFAEINQVEGNDQPRFIFAVVPEDANNAVGAGITLYLINDCNYSVLYQFAYRRDKNYETRDSGTLEPNTRIQLEQLTQADLGDLPAFCFQLLYFRKHSTSMEAPVQKEITLNPVKFYKQNSFSKNDYFRKPAMTFSLVTDPLTAELEKLSDKEFNKMVREKEKPSKKKMKTVTLPNQDLVEIDLHIEELMDDTRGLSNADMLKVQMDTFREELAKAIEIGVKKIVFIHGVGNGVLKNELRRELQRKYRKYSFQDASFQEYGFGATMVNLKR; via the coding sequence ATGCAAATCAAAATAGGAGACCGCGTACGATTTTTAAATGATGTAGGCGGCGGGAAAGTAACATCCATCATCAACCCGAATATGGTGAATGTGGAAACGGAAGACGGGTTTGAATTGCCTACCCTGGTAACTGAACTGGTTGTAGTGAGTGGCGGAGACACCTACGGTATGCCCGATGAAGCTTCCGAAAAGAATACGGTAGCGGATGCACCCACAACAACAAAAGCAGCTTCAGAAGACGAAGAGGAAGAAGCCGAGCCGGAATTCTATGGTTTTGCCGAAATCAACCAGGTGGAAGGCAACGACCAGCCACGATTCATATTTGCCGTAGTTCCTGAGGATGCCAACAATGCGGTAGGTGCAGGAATTACCCTCTACCTAATCAACGATTGCAACTACTCCGTTTTATACCAGTTTGCCTATCGTCGTGATAAGAACTACGAAACCCGCGACAGCGGCACACTGGAACCCAATACCCGCATCCAGTTGGAGCAACTGACGCAGGCCGATTTAGGTGATCTCCCTGCTTTCTGTTTCCAGTTACTATATTTCCGGAAGCATTCCACTTCGATGGAAGCGCCGGTACAAAAGGAAATCACACTCAACCCGGTCAAATTCTATAAGCAGAACTCGTTTTCGAAGAACGATTACTTCCGGAAACCGGCCATGACCTTCTCCCTGGTGACCGATCCGCTGACAGCAGAATTGGAAAAGCTGTCTGACAAAGAATTCAATAAAATGGTCAGGGAAAAAGAGAAGCCGTCCAAAAAGAAGATGAAGACAGTCACGCTCCCGAACCAGGATTTGGTCGAAATCGATTTGCACATAGAGGAGTTGATGGACGACACCCGTGGCCTGTCCAATGCCGACATGCTGAAAGTTCAGATGGACACCTTCCGGGAAGAACTGGCCAAAGCCATCGAAATCGGAGTGAAAAAGATTGTCTTCATACATGGTGTAGGCAATGGTGTGCTGAAAAATGAGCTCCGTCGCGAGTTGCAACGCAAATACCGTAAATACTCCTTTCAGGATGCCTCTTTCCAGGAATACGGATTCGGTGCCACAATGGTGAACCTGAAGCGATGA
- a CDS encoding glycosyltransferase family 4 protein: MNTLKEVIYLFVTFIMAAGLTYFSIPTLIKVARLKHLYDEPNHRSAATTIVPTLGGVAIYVGFIISMIIGSNGFMFSEIKYIIAALTIMLFIGLKDDIVDMAPKKKLLGQLLASLIVIILGNIRFTSLHGFLGIYEIPFLVSVPLTLFVMIVLINALNLIDGIDGLASGITILTAATFGGWFFATGHYAYAITAFALAGSLTSFFWFNVFGKENKIFMGDTGSLILGTIMSVLVIQFNEFNIGLSGIHAFKGAPAISIGIMIIPLIDTLRVFVLRILRGTSPFTADRNHIHHKLLDLGMSHLQATLTILTINLGFIALSISLQNVPVGKAFMIIAPLAVLMSSVPSYLLRRKKIRETALQTYPD, translated from the coding sequence ATGAACACATTGAAGGAAGTCATCTACTTGTTTGTCACCTTCATCATGGCCGCCGGATTAACCTATTTTTCCATCCCGACCTTAATCAAGGTAGCCCGATTGAAGCACCTCTACGACGAACCCAATCACCGTTCAGCCGCAACCACGATTGTTCCCACACTGGGGGGTGTAGCCATTTATGTCGGTTTTATCATTAGCATGATTATCGGTAGCAATGGTTTCATGTTTTCCGAAATCAAGTACATCATCGCAGCATTGACCATCATGCTCTTCATTGGCCTCAAAGACGATATTGTCGATATGGCGCCGAAGAAAAAGCTGTTGGGGCAGCTCCTCGCCTCACTTATCGTCATCATCCTGGGCAACATCCGCTTCACCAGCCTGCACGGATTTCTCGGTATTTACGAAATCCCGTTCCTGGTCAGTGTACCGTTAACGTTGTTTGTGATGATCGTGCTGATTAATGCCCTCAACCTGATTGACGGTATCGATGGACTGGCATCGGGAATTACCATCCTGACCGCAGCAACTTTCGGCGGCTGGTTTTTTGCTACCGGACATTACGCTTACGCGATAACGGCGTTTGCGCTGGCTGGTTCACTAACCTCGTTCTTCTGGTTCAACGTATTCGGCAAAGAGAATAAGATATTTATGGGTGACACCGGCTCCCTCATTTTGGGGACCATCATGTCGGTACTGGTCATTCAATTCAACGAATTCAATATCGGTCTGAGCGGTATCCATGCCTTCAAAGGTGCACCGGCCATTTCCATCGGCATCATGATTATCCCGTTGATTGATACGCTGCGGGTATTCGTATTACGCATTCTTCGTGGTACTTCGCCTTTCACGGCCGACCGGAACCACATCCACCACAAACTGCTGGATTTGGGTATGAGCCATCTGCAGGCCACCCTCACCATTCTGACGATTAACCTCGGCTTCATTGCCCTGAGCATATCGCTGCAAAACGTCCCGGTAGGAAAAGCGTTTATGATTATTGCACCGCTGGCCGTTTTAATGTCCAGTGTTCCGTCATACCTGCTGCGCCGTAAAAAAATCCGCGAAACAGCATTGCAGACTTATCCGGATTGA
- a CDS encoding glycosyltransferase family 4 protein yields MPEIIYVILSFGLSLLIAVRSIPTIISVAHQKHLFDEPNGRSAATQVVPTLGGIAIFLGFVLSVTIAGNGFVMPGLKYILAAVIIMFFVGLKDDILSLSPWKKLAAQLASAFMLIVLADIRFTNLHGFMGIHEISYPVSFLLSGFVMIVFINAFNLIDGIDGLASGISIIAAGVLGVWFYLAGHIEYTILAFSLIGALSGFFYFNVYGKKNKIFMGDTGSLILGTIMSVLVIQFNELNIIQTRPFAIASAPAVSFGILIYPLFDTIRVFAIRMYQGRSPFSPDKNHIHHRLLALGMSHKQATFTLLAVSALYVVPVFLLQGLGIWGLMAVNLTFAMGSVMLLGRHIQIRQLIRKDDPFQQILIPRRNERLIDMPGLERQDKKPAAVRRGLVRALSQLDKISFW; encoded by the coding sequence ATGCCAGAAATCATTTATGTGATACTGAGTTTCGGACTTTCGCTACTGATTGCGGTCAGGAGCATTCCAACCATCATCAGTGTCGCCCACCAAAAACACCTGTTCGACGAACCGAACGGACGTTCAGCCGCCACACAGGTGGTACCTACCCTCGGAGGAATCGCCATCTTTTTAGGTTTTGTGTTGAGCGTAACCATTGCCGGCAACGGCTTTGTGATGCCCGGATTGAAGTACATCCTGGCTGCCGTTATCATCATGTTCTTCGTGGGGCTGAAAGACGATATTCTTTCGCTCTCTCCATGGAAAAAACTGGCAGCTCAGCTGGCATCGGCCTTCATGCTGATTGTTTTGGCAGATATCCGCTTTACCAACCTCCACGGTTTTATGGGCATTCATGAAATAAGCTATCCGGTTAGCTTTTTGCTTTCCGGTTTTGTGATGATCGTTTTCATCAACGCCTTCAACCTGATTGACGGTATCGACGGCCTGGCTTCCGGTATCAGCATCATTGCAGCCGGTGTGCTGGGAGTATGGTTCTACCTGGCAGGACATATCGAATACACCATTCTGGCCTTTTCACTCATTGGTGCGCTGAGTGGATTTTTCTACTTCAATGTCTACGGAAAAAAGAACAAGATATTCATGGGCGATACCGGCTCCCTCATTCTGGGAACCATCATGTCGGTCCTGGTTATTCAGTTCAACGAGCTGAACATCATACAAACCCGTCCGTTTGCAATCGCATCGGCGCCGGCAGTATCGTTTGGCATTCTCATCTACCCGCTGTTCGATACTATCCGGGTATTTGCCATCCGTATGTACCAGGGACGGTCGCCGTTTTCACCCGACAAGAACCACATCCACCACCGCCTGCTGGCTTTGGGGATGTCGCATAAGCAAGCCACCTTTACTTTATTGGCCGTTTCAGCACTTTATGTTGTTCCGGTGTTTTTGCTGCAGGGACTGGGCATCTGGGGACTGATGGCTGTCAACCTCACATTTGCCATGGGCTCGGTAATGCTGCTGGGAAGGCACATCCAAATAAGACAGTTAATTCGGAAAGACGATCCATTCCAGCAGATTTTAATTCCCCGGCGCAACGAACGCCTGATCGACATGCCAGGATTGGAAAGGCAGGATAAAAAACCGGCTGCTGTACGTCGTGGCCTGGTGAGAGCACTCAGTCAGCTCGATAAGATTAGTTTCTGGTAA